Within the Flavobacteriales bacterium genome, the region GGTATTGATCTTGTAAACCTGATTCGCCCCCGTACCAGCAGCAATCACACCATTAGGCGTTTTTACCATCTCCTCTACTTCACCGTTCAATGCAATGCTACCCGTTGTAGCCAAGGTCTGCGGATTGAATACCGTGATGACTCCCGAAAACAGATCAGAAACATACGCGGTAGAATTACTGACCATGCAGATGTAGCGCGGAGATCCAAGCCCTGAGATGGTTCCTTTCGAACTCAGATCTTGCAAATTCACAGCTTCAATTTTACCAGAATTATTCACCACCACATAACCCACATCTCCAAGCGTTACCATACTCTGTCCCACATCTCCCAAGGGAATGGAATTGACCGCAGTAAACACATCATTGCTCATTTCATCATTGTACTTATTCAAGAATGAAAGCGAAGCGTTTCCGCTCTGAAAATTCCCTTCATGAACCACAAACACACCATTGGTGAATGATTCGTAATCAGGATTATCATCTGGTTTATCGGTGTTGCAGGAAGCAAGGACAAACAAGGATGCAATGGACAATAGAAACAGCTTTTTCATAAGAATTGATAGTTAAGGTTAATTAAGAATGAACGGCCTGGCATTGGTCGCCACGCAATGGTTTGATAGTCTTTATCGAACAGATTATCGACCGTGAGATTGATACCGATCGTGTGTTTTTTGAACGTGTATTCGTATCCAACAGAAGCGTAGCTGAGCTGGTAGGCAGGCAACGAACTCTTGTTGTCAGAAGTTGTATACCGTAAGCCTGTGTATTGATGCCCGATCAGCAGAAACAACTTGGCGAAATGAACGGAAACATAAGCCTTTGCCTGATGTGCGGGAACGTAAATAAGCTGATGCCCAACAGACACATCTGTTTCTGAACTGCCTTTCTTCACTGTTGATGATACGTAGGTATACGCGCCATTCAACTTCAGCAATACTTTCCCGATGGTGGCTGTAGCTTCCAGTTTGGCTTCAACTCCTTTGGACGAAACCGCCCGTTTGTTCTGAGGCGTCCATACGTTACCAAGCGGCAACCAAATGATCCAATGGTCAATTTCCGATTGGAAATACGTGGCATCAAATCGGAACTGAAACGCTTTAGTCTTTGCTTTAAATCCAATTCCTGCTTCCCAACTGAAACCGGTTTCGCTCTTCACATCCGGATTCCCACCCGGAACCCAATACAGATCATTAAGCGTTGCAGGTCTAAAGTTTCGAGAAACGTTTCCTTTGACAATGAACCAGTTAGCAGGCTTTACCTCTACTCCTACTAAACCTTGAATCGGACTGAATTTTGCATCAATCACATCTTCCCGTATCAGCACTTGGGCTGCTACCCATTTCTTTGGAACATATTTTAACGAAGCAAAGGCAGCCTGCCAATAACGCAAATGTGGTTTACTTCGATAGGCGCTATCAGACCGCGCACTTTCCGTAAAAACATCAGCTCCAACATCCAAATGAAGGTGATGTCCCAAGTTCAATTTGTAGCGGATAAGGTTCTTATTTGCCTGATAAAGGTGATGGAAGGTGTATTCGTTATTGTCGAAATACTGTTGATTACCATAGATGTAAGAAGCAGTGGCAGAAAGTTCAGACCGTTTACCTTCACGCTTCCATTTCAACGCTGCCCACACATCCCTATCAAAAAGTTTTTCCTTCGAAGCCACCATCAGCATGCTGGGAGGTAATTCTTTAGCAACCTGCGCGTAATAAACAGAAGCAGAAATCGTATTTCTCTGATTGAGTTGAATCCCTAAACTCTTTGAGAATCCGATACGCTGAACACTGGCGTGTTCCAATTTCCTATCCTCTCGCGCAATGGTCGACAGGTCTGTAAAAGTGAAATTGTTCTTCACTGTATGGTATTCGACCGAAGTGCTACCGAACAGCTTTTTGTACTTATCGCGAAGCCGAACAGAAACACCGTAATTCCCGAACGAACCTGCATATACGTTGAGGTTTGCATCCAATCCATCTTTCGTTCTTGGCTCTGCAGATAAAAGTTCGATGGTGCCGCCAATCCCTCCAGAATTGTTGGTCAAACCTGCAGAACCGTACAACACACGCACATTTGAAATGCCGCCCAAGGAAATGGTTGAGAGGTCAGTTTGACCAAGCATTGGGTCGTTGATCGGAATGCCTTCCCAAACCACTTGGGTGTGCTGAGAACCACTGCCTCGAACGGAAAAATTAGCGGTTCCACCAGGATTGTATGCACGGGTAGAGATGAAACTCTCGGTTTCCAATACTTGAGTTAATCCTTTCGACCGAAGCAGTTTGTAGAGCAGTGTATCGGTTTCGAAAACAGAAGAACCGATGGCTTCTGAAATACGCTGTGCTTCCACAGTCACCACAGGGTATACAACGGAATCGCTAACCTGAGCAAAACAGGCAGCATGCACCAACATCAGCAACAGGCCAAGGCCTTTGTTTTTCATTGTAACAGTCCTACTTCCGACCTTTCTCCCGAAGGCGATGGAAATGTGATGCTTTGGGCAGGTCTTCTGACTTACTCGAACCTGTTGGCCTTCCCTTCTTACAGAAAGTGACCGAGATTAACAGGTCTTCATCGAGCTTACAGCTGCGGGAACAGTTCCGGTCTTTCACCGGATTCCCATTTTAATCTCGCACATCTGTTGGGATGCTTGAGAACCTAAAGCGCGGCTAAAGTAGATGAAAAAGGGAATAGACCGACAAAAATTGCTTTTGCTTAATCAAGGTTCAACCCAACCCCATCATTACCAAAGGTGATAGGATTGTTGTTTTCGCGGTCGGTGTGTGTTGAACCGTTCTCTAAGTTGAGTACACCTCTTGGGCAAACCGTTGAACAGATACCGCAACCAACACAGGAAGCACGAACGATATTCTCGCCTCGTTGGGCATAACTCTGAACATCAATTCCCATTTCGCAGTAGGTACTGCAGTTACCGCAACTGATGCATTGTCCGCCATTGGTCGTAATTCGGAAACGGGAGAAATACTTCTGGAGCAAACCCAGATACGCAGCCATTGGGCAACCGAAACGGCACCAAACGCGCGTGCCAAGCAAAGGATAGAACCCCACTCCTACCACACCCGCAAAAGCTTGCCCGATGAGGAAGGCGTAAACCTTGGTAAGCGAGTGAGAAATTCCTCCGAACATTCCGCCTTTCAAATACGAATTCACCCAAAGTAAAATGGTCAAAACAGTGATAAAAAGAAGGATGGAATAGATCATCCAACGTTCAATTTTCCACGCTTTCATGCTTTTATCAGAAAGTTGCCGGAACGGATCACCAGCAGTGTTTGCCAAACCGCCACAACCGCACACCCAACTGCAATACCAGCGTTTCCCGAAGAAATAGGTAAGAATGGGCGTGGCGATGAAGGTAAGTATGGCCGAATTGATCAGCATCCACATGCCAATGGTGCCGTTCGAAAGCATTCCGTCAACATTGGAAGGAAACAGCAGGTCGTAATCGAGTGGCCAGAAATAGCTGAAGTAATATTCAGGCTGACTCATGGCTTTGAGGAACTGCGGAATGAGAAACGCAAACCCCAATTGGAAGAACATGATGGAACATGTCCGTACAATCTGATAATTGGAATGGCGGTATTTAAGAATGGCGCGCACGCCCATTATCAGAATAGAAACGGTGTAGATGAACGAATACAGAAACCACCTGTCGGGAGGATGATTGAACAGCCCTTGACTGATCGGATTGAAGAGTAGCACCAATGGAGAACTGTTCCACATTTCGTCCGAACCCCAATACAAAACAACATAAAACCCAGTGAGAAAAATGCCTAGTGCCCAGCCCCACAATCCACGGTTGGTGATGCTTGATGTGAAAATGTGATTGTTCTGAACGCCTGCTGGTCGTTTGAGGTACGTACGAACGGTGTAAATACTCAGACCGACAATGGAACCGATGAATCCGATGTAGAAGAACAATGCTGGATCTTGAGCGGCTGGACCGAACAATCCGATCAATGTGAACAGGAAAGCAAGTGCAAACAGCGCAATTCCACCCTTTTGAAATCCGTCCATTCCAGGAGCATGCGGACTGGCCAATGATATGCTGAATCCTTCTTTGCTCATAGACTGGACATTTTAAAGCCACAGATTCTCAGATCAGCACAGATTTTTTTCACAGATACAAGGAGAAACATCCGTGTTTCATCTGTGAAAATCCGTGCATCCGTGGCTAAATTCATGTATTTATTTTTCATGAAGAGAAATTCACTTCACGTTCAAACTTCTTAAAGAACTCGGGGTCGAAATTGGCACGTTTAAGGTTTGAAATCACTTCCTGTACTGACGTTCTATTTTTCAGCCATTCATCACACACTTTATGGCGCAAGCGGATGCCGAAAGCATTGAAACCAAGCACTGCTTTAGAGTTTGAATCGAACACAATTCTGAGCGACCGCAATCCATCTTCTGCTTCCCAAAAAAGACTTTCTTCTCCTTCTTTCAATTGGGCGGAAACATAGCCGTAAGTCTGATATTCAATATCAAAGAACTTGGCGGAGTTGAACCAGATGCCTGGATTGTAATCTGTCGGATTGCCACAAATGGTAGCAGCAACCGTTTCGCCCATCATCTTGCCTGTGTACCAAACCGCTTCAATCGGTTTTCGGTTTTCCATCGGGTTTTGAACCTGCGCGCAATCTCCCAAAGCATAAATATTCGTGAAATTCGTCTGAAGCTTTTTGTTCACCAAAATGCCTTTATCGGTTTCAATTCCTGAATCTTTCAAGAACGAAATGTTCGGATGCACACCAACGGTCAATCCCACGAACTGACACGGAATCTCTTCTCCATCGCCTGTTACCACTGCGCGAGCTTTTCCATTTTCGTCCGAGAGAATTTCTTTCAGGTCTGTTTTCAAACGAAGGTCGACATGATGCGAACGGATGTGCCGATTGATCATTTCTGATTCTTCTTTCGGCAACATGGTATTCCAAAAGCTGTCTTCGCGAACAAGAAAAGTAACGGGAATCTGTCGCGACAGCAGCATCTCCACCATTTCAATTCCGATCAATCCACCACCGACAACCACAGCACGTTGGATGCCTTTTGTGCTGGCTTCCATCGATTCGAGATCTTGAAAACTGTACAGACCTTGCACTCCTTTCAGATCTTGACCCGGCCAATTGAATTTATTGGAAGCGGAACCTGTGGCGAGAATAAGTTCATCATACTGCATGGTTTCGCCAGAATGGAAGATGATTGAATTGGAACTTGGCTCGACCTTAGAAACTACGGCCCGCTTGAGTTCAATTCGGTTCTTTTCCCAAAACCAATCTTCGTAGGGTTTGGTATGCTCAAATTTCATGTGTCCCATGTAAATGTACATGAGCGCGGTGCGCGAAAAGAAATGCTCAGTCTCAGCAGAAATAACGGTTATGCGATGATTGCTTCGCTTGCGAATATGGCGCGCGGCTGTGATGCCGGCAATGCCGTTTCCGATGATGACGATATGTTTCTGTTCAGTCAATTTGGTTAAGTCAAAGCAATCATTCTATTGGCTGCGAAGTTGTCTGCCAACCGACCCAAGCCATTGTATAGCGCCCGCGTGAAGGATGGAAGCGGCATCCTTTTTTCTGATCTCTGCCTTCGATCGTGCTCAGGCACCGGCCAGAAAAAAGATATAGCGTACAGCCTGACCCCTATTTTTTTATCGGGGGCACGCCCAATATCATTGTCCCACTATGAGTTGAAACTCGCTGACAACGATTCCGTCTTCATCGGCATAGAGGTACATGCCGGGTTTAAAATCGACTCCAGCGAATCGTACATCAATGTTCTCTTGTCCTTCGTTGCGCTTTACGCTTTTGGCCGGATGGGTGTTGAGCGCCTTAACGCCAATTTCCATCTCGGATATGAGCTTCGAATCTCGGATGCAGCCATAGACCACAATTCCGCGCCATTTGTTCTTAATGGCAAGGGTTACGAGATTATCGCCAACGAGCGCGCAGCGGAATGAGCCGCCTCCATCGATGACCAACACTTTTCCGGTTCCGTCCTTTTCTAAAGCCGCACGGACAAGCGTGTTATCTTCGAAAACTTTTAGTGTGTGAATTTCGCCTTCGAAACTGAGCGTGGCGCCAAAATCGATGAAAATAGGCTCGGCCACTTGAAGTTTATCGATGTGATCATCGCAAAGATCTGCAGTTGCGTGTTGCATTTTACGTTATTTGGTGAACGGTTGAAAATAGGTAATTTGCTCCCCGATGAAGAATGCGACCAGAATATTTGTCACGCTTGCACTGTTGATAGTATTTGTTGGGAACGGTTTTGCCCAGAAGGACAGCACCGCATTCGACAACAAATTAGGAATCGACCTTTCGTACACTGGACTTTCGTATTTAGAGAGCGCGGTATTCGGATTTCACATTACTTACACGATGAAAAAACATGCGGTGGCGTTGGGGCCGCACATTGCTTACCAAGGACTTTTTCCGGGACAAAGCGATTGGGAACGCTACGGTGCTTCGTTCGTTTATCAGTATTTCCCCATTCGTAGTAACCGTTTGTTCTCTCCTTACGTTTTTTACGACCTGAATTACGGATACATCAAGTCGAGTCGTGAAGTGTTGAGCACGGCCGAAGATGGTTCGACCTATGGCGCCATGCGCGAAGTGACGAGTAATTCCATTGTGCACCATTTCGGTATTGGCACTCGCTGCAACGTATACAAAGGTTTGCTTTTGCACTTGAGCCTAGGCGCTGGTCCTGGAAGTTTTGGACAATCTATCAAACTGCGATCCTTGCAATCAGCCTTTGCTGACACGAAGGAAACCGAACATCCATTTAGCCATTACGAAACTGCCATGATGTTCCGCATCGGCATTGCATATCAGATCGGACTGAAGGAATTGAAGAAGTCTAAGGGTTGCTGCGACTAACTCAAACGACCAGTTTTCCGTTTGTTTGGTCTTTCTTGTTATGTTAGCTGAAATTACTTGAAGCATGCAACTGATTGAGGTCAAAACAAAAGAGCAGGAGAACGAATGGGTGCTATTCCCAACGGAGTTGTACAAATCCGACCCGCTTTACATCCGCCCCATCGATCAGGAAGTAAAAGACGTTTTCAGCCCGAAAACCAATCGATTTTATGCTCTAGATAAGAGTGAAACTATTCGCTGGGTGCTTCAATCCAACGGAAAGACCATCGGTCGCATTGCAGCTTTTGTCAACGGCAAAACCTACAGTACTGAAGATCAACCGACAGGTGGTTGTGGCTTTTTCGATTGTATTGATGATCAAAAGGCGGCAAATATGCTGTTTGATGCAGCACTTAATTGGTTGAAGGAACGTGGAATGGAGGCCATGGACGGCCCTGTGAACTTTGGCGAACGCGACAAGAACTGGGGCGTACTGATAGACGGATTTGCCGAACAGAACTACGGCATGAATTACAACGCTCCGTATTACCAGAAACTCTACGAAACCTACGGTTTTCAACTTTTCTTCAATCAATACACCTACGGAAGAGACGTTCAAAAGACCAAGGATTTCGACCCTCGGTTTTACGAACGTGCGCAACAGGCGCTTAACAATCCCGATATCAGCTTCCGATACATTAAAAAGAAGAATTTCGATAAAGCGGCCATCTATTTCCACGAAGTGTATACCAAAGCTTGGGGTGGGCATTCTGGCGTAAAACCAATGACCTTGGAACAGGCACGGAAGATGTTCGATAAGCTGAAACCGATTGCAGATGAGCGCCTTATCTACTTCGGATTCTATAAAGACGAACCCATTTCGTTCTTCCTTTCCATCCCTGAATTGAATCAATTGTTCAAGTATGTGGATGGTAACATGAATTGGCTTGGTAAATTGAAATTCGCCTACCACATGAAAATGGGACATTGCAAGAAGATGTTGGGACTGGTTTTCGGTGTTGTTCCTGAATGGCACGGAAAGGGAGTTGAAAGCGCCATGGTGGTTTCTTACTCAGACATTGCTTGGAACAAGGGTTTGCCTTACAAGACCATCGAAATGAATTGGATAGGCGATTTCAACCCAAAAATGATGCGGGTTTGCGAACAACTAGGTGCTGAAATATGGCGAACGCATGCCACGTATCGCTACCTCTTCGATCGCGAAAAGCCATTCGAACGTTGCAAGATCATTGATTGATCACTAATTTTTCATTCTTAATCCGTTAACGTGAGAGACTACATCTACATCCTGAACCTGCTGCCCAAGTACCACGACCAATCGAGCTGGGGAGAAAAAGAGAACAAGATCATTGAGGATCACTTTGGTAGGTTGGAGCGCCAGAAAAAGCGCGGAACCGTGAAGTACGTGGGCAAGACCGATCTGCCTGTTACCAACAAAAGCAACTTCGGATTGGTTGTATTTGAAGCAGAGAACGATACCATGGCAGAACTCTTCATGCAATCAGACCCTGCGGTGATGAAAAAGATCATGACGGCAACTTGCTTTCCGTTCAAACACGCATTATAGATAGACATCATGCAGAGCCTTAAGGATAAAGTGATTGTGATAACCGGGGCTGGCAACGGCATTGGTAGAGCGTTGGCGCAACTTCTTGCCAGACAAGGCGCCAAACTCGCACTCAACAGTAGAACAGCTTCCAACCTCAAGGAGACAGCGAATCTGCTGAACCTGAAAGAAGACCGTCTGTATACACGCGCTTTCGATATTTCAGATAAAGAGGCCGTGTTCCAGTTTGCCCAAGATGTGCAAAGCCATTTCGGCCGGGTGGATGTGGTGATCAACAATGCCGGTGTAGCCATTACGGGCCTCACATTTGAAGAA harbors:
- a CDS encoding TonB-dependent receptor, whose product is MKNKGLGLLLMLVHAACFAQVSDSVVYPVVTVEAQRISEAIGSSVFETDTLLYKLLRSKGLTQVLETESFISTRAYNPGGTANFSVRGSGSQHTQVVWEGIPINDPMLGQTDLSTISLGGISNVRVLYGSAGLTNNSGGIGGTIELLSAEPRTKDGLDANLNVYAGSFGNYGVSVRLRDKYKKLFGSTSVEYHTVKNNFTFTDLSTIAREDRKLEHASVQRIGFSKSLGIQLNQRNTISASVYYAQVAKELPPSMLMVASKEKLFDRDVWAALKWKREGKRSELSATASYIYGNQQYFDNNEYTFHHLYQANKNLIRYKLNLGHHLHLDVGADVFTESARSDSAYRSKPHLRYWQAAFASLKYVPKKWVAAQVLIREDVIDAKFSPIQGLVGVEVKPANWFIVKGNVSRNFRPATLNDLYWVPGGNPDVKSETGFSWEAGIGFKAKTKAFQFRFDATYFQSEIDHWIIWLPLGNVWTPQNKRAVSSKGVEAKLEATATIGKVLLKLNGAYTYVSSTVKKGSSETDVSVGHQLIYVPAHQAKAYVSVHFAKLFLLIGHQYTGLRYTTSDNKSSLPAYQLSYASVGYEYTFKKHTIGINLTVDNLFDKDYQTIAWRPMPGRSFLINLNYQFL
- a CDS encoding 4Fe-4S binding protein encodes the protein MSKEGFSISLASPHAPGMDGFQKGGIALFALAFLFTLIGLFGPAAQDPALFFYIGFIGSIVGLSIYTVRTYLKRPAGVQNNHIFTSSITNRGLWGWALGIFLTGFYVVLYWGSDEMWNSSPLVLLFNPISQGLFNHPPDRWFLYSFIYTVSILIMGVRAILKYRHSNYQIVRTCSIMFFQLGFAFLIPQFLKAMSQPEYYFSYFWPLDYDLLFPSNVDGMLSNGTIGMWMLINSAILTFIATPILTYFFGKRWYCSWVCGCGGLANTAGDPFRQLSDKSMKAWKIERWMIYSILLFITVLTILLWVNSYLKGGMFGGISHSLTKVYAFLIGQAFAGVVGVGFYPLLGTRVWCRFGCPMAAYLGLLQKYFSRFRITTNGGQCISCGNCSTYCEMGIDVQSYAQRGENIVRASCVGCGICSTVCPRGVLNLENGSTHTDRENNNPITFGNDGVGLNLD
- a CDS encoding FAD-dependent oxidoreductase, which translates into the protein MTEQKHIVIIGNGIAGITAARHIRKRSNHRITVISAETEHFFSRTALMYIYMGHMKFEHTKPYEDWFWEKNRIELKRAVVSKVEPSSNSIIFHSGETMQYDELILATGSASNKFNWPGQDLKGVQGLYSFQDLESMEASTKGIQRAVVVGGGLIGIEMVEMLLSRQIPVTFLVREDSFWNTMLPKEESEMINRHIRSHHVDLRLKTDLKEILSDENGKARAVVTGDGEEIPCQFVGLTVGVHPNISFLKDSGIETDKGILVNKKLQTNFTNIYALGDCAQVQNPMENRKPIEAVWYTGKMMGETVAATICGNPTDYNPGIWFNSAKFFDIEYQTYGYVSAQLKEGEESLFWEAEDGLRSLRIVFDSNSKAVLGFNAFGIRLRHKVCDEWLKNRTSVQEVISNLKRANFDPEFFKKFEREVNFSS
- the rraA gene encoding ribonuclease E activity regulator RraA; the encoded protein is MQHATADLCDDHIDKLQVAEPIFIDFGATLSFEGEIHTLKVFEDNTLVRAALEKDGTGKVLVIDGGGSFRCALVGDNLVTLAIKNKWRGIVVYGCIRDSKLISEMEIGVKALNTHPAKSVKRNEGQENIDVRFAGVDFKPGMYLYADEDGIVVSEFQLIVGQ